A genomic region of Desulfobaccales bacterium contains the following coding sequences:
- a CDS encoding ABC transporter ATP-binding protein, giving the protein MANQAEHAIEVENLTKRYGDLQAVNGISFNVRKGEVFAFLGPNGAGKTTTAEIIEMIRKPTSGTVKLLGMDVTKKKRAIVPRIGVLPQDFSSFDRITVRETMQYYSRLFSGASRLRRNTDIDGLIELVALKDKATEQYKNLSGGLKQRLGIAIALVNDPDVVFLDEPTTGLDPRARREVWEVLLGLKKKGKTIFLTTHYMEEAEILADTVAIISKGMIIATGSPAELIENATNYLVLTLQSVDANAFEIIRKLGFEPVHDNHQDLKVRVEHTEDILKALNAVKDAGASFLSLDVRRPNLEEVFLKLTGEALRADLAESGEVV; this is encoded by the coding sequence ATGGCGAACCAAGCTGAACACGCCATCGAAGTCGAGAACCTGACGAAGCGTTACGGGGATTTGCAGGCGGTCAACGGCATATCCTTCAACGTCAGAAAGGGCGAAGTTTTCGCCTTTCTGGGCCCGAACGGCGCCGGCAAGACCACTACCGCCGAGATAATCGAGATGATCCGCAAGCCCACGTCGGGAACAGTGAAACTTCTCGGGATGGACGTCACCAAGAAGAAGCGCGCCATCGTCCCCCGGATCGGCGTCCTCCCCCAAGACTTCAGCTCCTTCGACCGGATAACGGTCAGAGAAACCATGCAGTACTATTCGCGACTATTCTCCGGCGCCAGTCGCCTCCGGCGGAACACCGATATCGACGGGCTGATAGAACTCGTGGCCCTCAAGGACAAGGCCACAGAGCAGTATAAGAACCTCTCCGGGGGCTTGAAGCAGCGCCTGGGCATCGCCATTGCGCTCGTGAACGACCCCGATGTCGTGTTCCTCGACGAGCCGACGACCGGGCTCGACCCCCGGGCCAGGCGCGAGGTGTGGGAAGTCCTGCTGGGCCTGAAGAAGAAGGGGAAAACGATATTTCTCACGACGCACTACATGGAGGAAGCGGAGATTCTGGCCGACACGGTCGCCATCATCTCGAAAGGGATGATCATCGCCACGGGCTCTCCCGCGGAGCTCATAGAAAATGCCACGAATTACCTGGTCCTGACGCTACAGTCCGTCGATGCCAACGCCTTTGAGATCATCCGGAAGTTGGGCTTCGAGCCGGTCCATGACAACCACCAAGACCTCAAGGTCAGGGTGGAGCACACGGAAGACATCCTGAAGGCACTAAATGCCGTTAAGGACGCGGGGGCGTCGTTCCTCAGCCTGGACGTTCGCAGGCCCAACCTCGAAGAGGTCTTCCTGAAGCTCACCGGCGAGGCGCTCCGCGCAGACCTGGCCGAGAGCGGGGAGGTGGTATGA
- a CDS encoding ABC transporter permease: protein MNLRVISANLVVKLKTFYRERTAMFFTIAFPIILILVFGTIFLDRDQLSLDLYVQDLDDTHGSAQFIKALQINGNFKIKRVDLTSDAREYAKNHRLNLILVIPKDFENLLHQRVDLKAPDASVILEYIYDPSSTSVKTKMEYLNMEFAGMNQRMSGKPGFYRWEETSILNKKYRFIEFFIPGVIAMAVMTASLFGTVNMNTELLQKGIIRKLATTPITRTDWILSNILYQFALAIISTIGMLLVSFGVFHTDLQINVWLPVFILLDVFAFVGIGMILTRFVQEAQSAVAAANAISFPMMFLAGSFFPIEMMPGFLQTFAKLLPLYYVNEGLRASMIFSDHLATLRYAAIIGVFAAVVFALGIIGTKWEEGT from the coding sequence ATGAATCTGCGAGTCATCAGCGCCAATCTCGTCGTCAAGCTCAAGACCTTCTACCGGGAGAGGACCGCGATGTTCTTCACCATTGCGTTCCCGATAATCCTGATTCTCGTGTTCGGCACCATTTTCCTGGACCGGGACCAATTGAGCTTAGACCTTTACGTGCAGGACCTCGACGACACCCACGGCTCGGCGCAGTTCATCAAGGCCCTGCAAATCAATGGGAACTTCAAGATAAAGAGGGTCGATCTCACCAGCGACGCCAGGGAATACGCCAAGAACCACAGGCTGAACCTTATCCTCGTTATTCCCAAAGACTTTGAAAACTTGCTCCATCAGAGGGTGGACCTCAAAGCCCCCGATGCCTCCGTTATCCTCGAGTATATCTACGACCCCAGCTCTACTTCGGTGAAGACGAAGATGGAATACCTGAACATGGAGTTTGCGGGGATGAACCAGAGGATGTCCGGAAAGCCGGGGTTCTACCGGTGGGAGGAGACCTCGATACTCAACAAGAAGTACCGATTTATCGAGTTCTTCATCCCCGGCGTCATCGCCATGGCGGTGATGACCGCATCCCTGTTCGGCACGGTGAACATGAACACGGAATTGTTGCAGAAGGGGATCATCAGGAAGCTAGCCACCACGCCCATCACGCGTACCGACTGGATACTATCGAACATCCTGTACCAGTTCGCACTCGCAATTATCTCCACGATTGGGATGCTGCTGGTGAGCTTCGGCGTGTTTCACACTGACCTCCAGATAAACGTCTGGCTCCCGGTGTTCATTTTGCTTGATGTCTTCGCGTTCGTCGGCATCGGCATGATACTCACCCGCTTTGTGCAGGAGGCGCAGAGCGCCGTCGCCGCCGCCAACGCCATCTCGTTTCCCATGATGTTCCTCGCGGGGAGCTTCTTCCCCATCGAGATGATGCCGGGCTTTTTGCAGACGTTCGCCAAGCTACTGCCTCTGTATTACGTGAACGAGGGCCTGCGGGCCTCCATGATCTTTAGCGACCACCTGGCCACCCTGCGTTACGCCGCCATAATCGGGGTTTTCGCGGCCGTGGTCTTCGCCTTGGGCATCATAGGCACCAAATGGGAAGAGGGTACGTGA
- a CDS encoding redoxin domain-containing protein, with amino-acid sequence MNVKNLSQNFKQARAKSVLIAAALLVWILAPTGAQAILGTSEPAPSFSLMSGDNKKLTLDMLKGKIIVLFYATRDTVNVNEDLQHYLDTLYDAQPQNIQNQIFRLLVVNTMEATSLTVWKQKLMETSAKLKITIYGDWSGGMFAAYRMRDNDSNFVIIDKRGIVRFAASGRIPNSRFEAIKKLLLGLATGN; translated from the coding sequence ATGAACGTCAAGAATCTATCTCAGAACTTTAAGCAGGCTAGGGCTAAATCCGTCCTGATCGCGGCAGCCCTCCTGGTTTGGATTCTGGCGCCAACCGGGGCGCAGGCTATTTTAGGCACAAGTGAACCGGCCCCTTCTTTCTCACTGATGTCCGGAGACAATAAAAAGCTCACCCTTGACATGCTTAAGGGAAAGATTATCGTCTTGTTTTATGCAACCAGGGATACCGTCAATGTTAACGAGGACTTACAGCATTATCTGGATACGCTTTACGATGCGCAACCGCAAAATATTCAAAATCAAATCTTCCGATTGCTGGTCGTCAATACCATGGAGGCCACGTCTTTAACAGTTTGGAAACAAAAATTAATGGAAACCTCCGCGAAGTTGAAGATAACTATCTACGGGGATTGGAGCGGAGGCATGTTTGCGGCGTACCGGATGAGGGATAATGACAGCAATTTTGTCATTATAGATAAGCGGGGTATCGTCAGATTTGCCGCGTCCGGCCGGATACCCAACAGCCGGTTTGAGGCCATAAAAAAACTCCTTTTAGGACTGGCGACTGGCAACTAA